The following are from one region of the Rosettibacter firmus genome:
- a CDS encoding NADH:ubiquinone oxidoreductase, whose amino-acid sequence MMNLIKLRKQHGFQTINDIKNALILDTHRGFPLLDESKCELNCSECKEICPTEAIELNPLSLDLGKCIFCGECEKICKGNGIRFTSNYKIAATSRNNLIVSSQQSYEEYELKAIEIKEKIYKLFGRSLKLRQVSAGGCNGCEMELAATTNVNFDITRFGIDFVASPRHADGIVITGPITKNMASALLDAYKSIGEPKIVIAFGACAISGGIFYESDELDRSFIENHKVDLYIPGCPPHPLTFINALLKYLNI is encoded by the coding sequence ATGATGAATTTAATAAAATTAAGAAAACAACATGGCTTTCAAACAATAAATGATATTAAGAATGCTTTAATACTTGATACACATAGAGGATTCCCTCTTTTAGATGAATCGAAATGTGAATTAAATTGTTCTGAATGTAAAGAAATTTGTCCAACCGAAGCTATTGAATTAAATCCCCTATCGCTCGACTTGGGCAAATGTATTTTTTGTGGTGAATGTGAAAAAATTTGTAAAGGAAATGGAATAAGGTTTACATCAAATTATAAAATTGCTGCTACCTCAAGAAATAATTTAATTGTAAGCTCACAACAGAGTTATGAAGAGTACGAATTAAAAGCTATTGAGATAAAAGAGAAGATTTATAAACTATTTGGTAGATCATTAAAGCTAAGACAGGTTTCTGCTGGAGGTTGTAATGGATGCGAAATGGAACTGGCAGCAACAACAAATGTTAATTTTGATATTACAAGATTCGGGATAGATTTCGTTGCATCTCCACGTCATGCAGATGGTATTGTAATAACTGGACCAATTACAAAAAATATGGCATCTGCATTACTTGATGCATATAAAAGTATTGGAGAACCTAAAATAGTAATAGCTTTTGGTGCCTGTGCAATTAGTGGTGGAATTTTTTATGAGTCTGATGAGTTAGATCGTTCTTTTATAGAAAATCATAAAGTGGATTTGTATATCCCTGGTTGTCCGCCTCATCCTCTTACTTTTATTAATGCATTATTGAAATACTTAAATATTTGA
- a CDS encoding NADH-quinone oxidoreductase subunit C has translation MNNNWLEIKNLEAIPLSEIPRLDINSFREQLVKKIKSGERLVQLFGNKDNDDVVLYGITANDDNSKLYLASCIFDNKKEYESLTQDVPAAHLFEREFYEQFDIKPLNHPWLKPLRKINAELYNFFKMEGEDVHEVGVGPIHAGIIEPGHFRFSCHGEKIYHLEIQLGFQHRGIEKLFRKNNPVYLLKLAESVSGDSVIAHASTFVRAVESLSNCNVSYNANLIRAIALELERIAVHLGDLSALSNDVAYLTGSSVFGALRTKVINTTMSLCGNRFGRGLINYGGVNYEIDDALKSKILNTINSLEEEVNLASEVLFSSASVLERFEKTGIVDKETAIQIGMVGPAARASGVSIDVRADHPSGAYQYFPVHKLTLNSGDVFARAYIRYVEIIQSIKIIREQLENLSKENIISSLGSLEPNKFVISLTEGWRGEVSYVILTDETGKIKKVKIKDPSFNNWFALALAVRGNDISDFPLCNKSFNLSYCGFDL, from the coding sequence ATGAATAACAACTGGCTTGAAATAAAAAACTTAGAAGCAATTCCATTATCAGAAATCCCACGTCTCGATATAAATTCTTTTCGAGAGCAATTGGTAAAAAAAATTAAAAGCGGTGAAAGATTAGTTCAGCTATTTGGCAATAAGGATAATGATGATGTGGTTTTATATGGTATAACTGCTAATGATGATAATTCTAAATTGTACCTTGCTTCTTGTATCTTTGATAATAAAAAAGAATATGAATCATTAACTCAAGATGTACCTGCTGCTCATCTTTTTGAAAGAGAGTTTTATGAACAATTTGATATTAAACCGCTTAATCATCCATGGCTAAAACCACTACGCAAAATTAATGCAGAGTTATATAACTTTTTCAAAATGGAAGGAGAAGATGTACACGAAGTTGGTGTTGGTCCAATCCATGCGGGTATAATAGAACCAGGACATTTTCGATTTTCGTGTCATGGTGAAAAAATTTATCATCTGGAAATTCAACTTGGGTTTCAACATAGAGGAATAGAAAAGTTATTTAGAAAAAACAATCCTGTTTATTTATTAAAATTAGCAGAATCAGTTTCTGGCGATAGTGTTATTGCTCATGCGAGTACTTTTGTTCGTGCAGTAGAGTCGCTATCAAATTGTAATGTATCCTACAATGCAAACCTGATAAGAGCAATTGCTTTAGAGTTAGAAAGAATTGCTGTTCATCTTGGTGATTTATCTGCATTATCAAATGATGTTGCGTATTTAACAGGCAGCTCTGTATTTGGTGCATTAAGAACAAAAGTAATAAATACAACAATGTCATTGTGTGGAAATCGATTTGGAAGAGGATTGATTAATTATGGTGGTGTTAATTATGAAATTGATGATGCTCTTAAAAGTAAAATTCTTAACACAATTAATAGTCTTGAAGAAGAAGTTAATTTAGCTTCAGAAGTATTGTTCTCTTCAGCTTCTGTGCTCGAAAGATTTGAAAAAACTGGAATTGTAGATAAAGAAACAGCCATACAAATCGGGATGGTTGGTCCAGCTGCTCGTGCAAGTGGTGTTTCAATTGATGTTCGTGCAGATCATCCCAGTGGAGCTTATCAATATTTTCCTGTTCATAAACTTACATTAAATTCTGGTGATGTTTTTGCAAGAGCCTATATAAGATATGTTGAAATAATACAATCAATTAAAATTATTAGAGAGCAGCTTGAAAATCTTAGTAAAGAAAATATTATTAGCAGCCTGGGAAGCTTAGAGCCAAATAAATTTGTGATTTCTCTTACCGAAGGATGGCGAGGCGAAGTTTCTTATGTAATTCTAACAGATGAAACAGGTAAAATCAAAAAAGTAAAAATAAAAGATCCTTCGTTTAATAATTGGTTTGCATTAGCATTAGCTGTAAGAGGAAATGATATTTCTGATTTTCCATTATGTAACAAAAGCTTTAATCTCTCTTATTGCGGTTTCGATTTATAA
- a CDS encoding efflux RND transporter permease subunit: MSLSSVSIRRPVLAIVMSLTIILFGIIGYTFLGVREYPSIDPPIITVSTTYVGANADVIESQITEPLEEQINGIAGIRSLTSVSRDGRSVITVEFDVSVDLEAAANDVRDRVSIARARLPQDVDPPVISKADADAIPIVFLNIKSDKKNLLQLSDIAQNIFKERLQTIPGVSQVNIWGERRYSMRLWMDPAQLAAHGITPLDIRNALNRENIELPSGRIEGNNTELTVRTLSRLTSEEDFNNLIIKESNGIIVRLKDVGYAQLYPENDRSILRRDGTPMVGVVLIPQPGANHIQIVDEFYKRIEQIKKDLPPDIELGIGFDVTKYIRNSISEVKETILLAFGLVILIIFFFLRDWRTTLIPIIAIPVSLIGSFFIMYLANFSINVLTLLGLVLAIGIVVDDAIVVLENIYKKIEEGMNPIEAATKGSSEIFFAIISTTITLAAVFLPIMFLQGITGRLFVEFGVVIAGSVIISAFVALTLTPMLSSRLLKTKEKHSWFYYKTEPIFSWLEDFYRNTLESFMERKWLAIVIMIVSIMIIYLIGTNLQQELAPIEDRGEIRVQCTMPEGTSFEMMDRYIQQLARTIQDSIKETEAIISVTAGGGGASGANTGFVRLTLTDASKRKRSQQEIAEQITGITRRLNDARSFVIQSQSISTRRGGLPVQYVVQAPDFEKLREVVPKFLEAAQEDPTFATVDVNLKFNKPEIVVEINRTKARELGVTALDITQTLQLAYSGQRFGYFIMNGKQYQVIGQVLRENRNKPVDLASLYVRNNRGELIQLDNLITMKERSNPPQLYRFNRYVSATFSASLAPGKTIGDGIKAMDNIAKKVLDDNFSTALEGASKDFVESSSSLLFTFLLALILIYLTLAAQFESFRDPFIIMFTVPLAIAGAVFSLWYFNQTLNIFSEIGQIMLIGLVTKNGILIVEFANQKKAQGLSVIDAVKEAARLRLRPILMTSFSTILGTLPIALALGAGSESRMSMGIAVIGGLIFSTLLTLYVIPVVYSYLSEKTKTVSNVVVEKVEEAYVAK; the protein is encoded by the coding sequence ATGAGTTTATCATCAGTTAGCATACGAAGGCCAGTTCTTGCCATTGTAATGTCTCTTACAATAATTTTATTTGGAATAATTGGTTATACATTTTTAGGAGTAAGAGAATATCCAAGCATCGATCCACCAATAATTACAGTCTCCACAACTTATGTTGGTGCAAATGCTGATGTAATTGAATCTCAGATAACCGAACCTCTTGAAGAGCAAATTAATGGAATAGCTGGAATACGTTCATTAACATCTGTTAGTCGTGATGGAAGAAGTGTGATAACTGTTGAATTTGATGTTTCAGTTGACCTTGAAGCAGCTGCCAATGATGTTCGCGATCGGGTTTCGATTGCAAGAGCTCGACTTCCTCAAGATGTAGATCCACCTGTAATATCAAAAGCAGATGCCGATGCAATTCCAATTGTTTTTTTGAATATAAAAAGTGATAAGAAAAACTTATTACAACTTTCAGATATTGCACAAAATATTTTTAAGGAAAGATTACAAACAATTCCTGGAGTAAGTCAGGTTAATATCTGGGGCGAAAGAAGATATTCTATGCGACTATGGATGGATCCTGCTCAATTAGCTGCACACGGAATAACACCACTGGATATAAGAAATGCTCTTAATAGAGAAAATATTGAATTACCATCAGGACGAATTGAAGGAAATAATACAGAACTGACAGTAAGAACTCTTAGTAGATTAACCAGCGAGGAAGATTTTAATAATCTTATTATTAAAGAATCGAATGGTATTATTGTTCGATTGAAAGATGTTGGATATGCACAGCTTTATCCAGAAAATGATCGTTCTATTTTAAGACGAGATGGCACTCCAATGGTTGGGGTAGTTTTAATTCCACAACCTGGTGCAAATCATATTCAAATAGTAGATGAATTTTATAAACGTATTGAACAAATCAAAAAAGATTTACCACCAGATATCGAACTTGGAATCGGTTTTGATGTTACTAAGTATATTCGAAATTCAATTTCTGAAGTTAAAGAAACAATTTTACTTGCATTTGGTCTGGTTATTTTAATTATATTTTTCTTTTTGAGAGATTGGCGTACTACATTAATTCCTATCATAGCTATTCCTGTATCTCTGATTGGTTCTTTCTTTATAATGTATCTGGCTAATTTTTCGATAAATGTGCTTACACTTCTGGGATTGGTACTTGCAATTGGAATTGTTGTTGATGATGCAATTGTTGTACTCGAAAATATTTATAAAAAGATCGAAGAAGGAATGAATCCAATTGAAGCTGCTACAAAAGGATCTTCTGAAATTTTCTTTGCTATAATTTCAACAACAATAACTTTAGCGGCAGTATTTTTACCAATAATGTTTTTACAGGGAATCACAGGAAGATTATTCGTTGAGTTTGGAGTTGTAATAGCAGGATCGGTAATAATTTCTGCATTTGTTGCTTTAACATTAACACCAATGTTAAGTTCTCGATTATTAAAAACAAAAGAAAAACATAGCTGGTTTTATTATAAAACCGAACCAATCTTTTCCTGGCTTGAAGATTTTTATCGAAATACTCTCGAAAGTTTTATGGAGAGAAAATGGCTTGCAATTGTTATAATGATTGTATCTATAATGATTATATATTTAATTGGTACAAATTTACAACAGGAACTCGCTCCAATAGAAGATCGCGGAGAAATTCGTGTTCAATGCACAATGCCAGAAGGTACATCTTTTGAAATGATGGATAGATATATTCAACAATTAGCCAGAACGATTCAGGATTCAATCAAAGAAACAGAGGCTATAATTTCTGTTACGGCTGGTGGCGGTGGTGCAAGCGGTGCAAACACTGGGTTTGTTAGACTTACTCTAACGGATGCTTCTAAACGTAAAAGAAGTCAACAAGAAATTGCTGAACAAATAACTGGCATTACAAGAAGACTTAACGATGCTCGTTCATTCGTTATTCAAAGTCAATCAATTTCAACAAGAAGAGGTGGTTTGCCTGTTCAATATGTTGTTCAAGCACCAGATTTTGAAAAGCTGAGAGAAGTTGTACCAAAATTTTTAGAAGCTGCACAGGAAGATCCTACTTTCGCAACCGTTGATGTTAATCTAAAATTCAATAAACCAGAAATTGTTGTTGAAATTAATAGAACAAAAGCACGTGAACTGGGTGTAACTGCACTGGATATAACTCAAACACTTCAACTTGCATATAGTGGACAGCGTTTCGGTTATTTTATTATGAATGGTAAACAATATCAGGTAATTGGACAGGTACTTCGCGAAAACAGAAATAAACCAGTAGACCTTGCATCTTTATATGTTAGAAATAATCGAGGAGAATTAATTCAACTTGATAATTTAATAACAATGAAAGAAAGAAGTAATCCACCACAACTTTATAGATTTAATCGATATGTTAGTGCAACTTTTTCAGCAAGTTTAGCTCCTGGAAAAACAATTGGTGATGGCATTAAAGCTATGGATAATATTGCTAAAAAAGTTTTAGATGATAATTTCTCCACTGCACTCGAAGGTGCTTCTAAAGATTTTGTTGAGAGTTCATCCAGTTTGTTATTTACTTTCTTACTTGCACTAATATTGATTTATTTAACACTTGCTGCTCAGTTTGAAAGTTTTAGAGATCCATTTATAATTATGTTTACCGTTCCACTTGCAATCGCAGGGGCTGTTTTTTCATTATGGTATTTTAACCAGACTTTAAACATTTTTAGTGAAATTGGTCAAATAATGTTAATTGGACTGGTTACAAAAAATGGAATTTTAATTGTTGAATTTGCAAATCAAAAGAAAGCACAGGGCTTATCTGTAATTGATGCAGTAAAAGAAGCAGCACGTTTGAGATTAAGACCAATTTTGATGACAAGCTTTTCAACTATTCTCGGAACTCTTCCAATAGCTCTGGCTCTTGGAGCTGGCTCAGAAAGTCGTATGTCAATGGGAATCGCTGTAATCGGCGGTTTGATTTTTTCAACATTATTAACACTATATGTAATTCCAGTAGTATATTCATATCTATCAGAAAAAACAAAAACAGTTAGCAACGTAGTTGTTGAAAAAGTTGAAGAAGCATATGTTGCTAAATAA
- a CDS encoding respiratory chain complex I subunit 1 family protein — translation MVKIIIYIFLIISPFFFVGIINRVKALWAGRKGTPILQAYYDFLKLLQKGEVISKTTSFIFRLTPSINVASMLIALLIIPIPLLGSIIKFPADFVLFSYILGFSKFMTVLAALDTGSSFEGMGASREATFSTISETAFFIIIGTLALLTNRLSFESIFLVLNLSSGYTALVKILLVISIFIMLLAEGSRIPVDDPNTHLELTMIHEVMILDYSGPDLALINYAASLKMLLFSMLISNLLVPPSLSLEISITLFLLLLVLIFMTVGLIESLIARIRMSHVPQFIFVITAFSITAFAIVMFFLRGGY, via the coding sequence ATGGTAAAAATTATTATTTACATTTTTTTGATTATCTCCCCTTTTTTCTTTGTAGGAATTATTAATCGAGTAAAAGCATTATGGGCAGGAAGAAAAGGAACTCCAATTTTACAAGCTTATTATGATTTTTTGAAGTTACTCCAAAAAGGTGAGGTAATAAGTAAAACAACTTCTTTTATTTTTAGATTAACTCCATCGATAAATGTTGCATCGATGTTGATTGCGTTACTAATTATTCCAATTCCTCTTTTAGGAAGCATAATAAAATTTCCAGCTGACTTTGTTTTATTCTCTTATATTCTTGGATTTTCAAAATTTATGACTGTACTTGCCGCACTCGATACAGGAAGTAGCTTTGAAGGAATGGGTGCAAGCAGAGAAGCTACTTTTTCTACTATTAGTGAAACGGCATTCTTTATAATTATTGGAACATTGGCTTTACTTACAAATCGATTATCTTTCGAATCAATTTTTCTTGTTTTGAATTTAAGCTCTGGCTATACAGCTCTTGTTAAGATACTTCTTGTGATCTCAATTTTTATAATGTTATTAGCAGAAGGCAGTAGAATTCCTGTTGACGATCCCAATACTCATCTCGAGTTAACTATGATTCACGAAGTTATGATACTTGATTATTCTGGACCAGATTTAGCTTTGATTAATTATGCTGCTTCTTTAAAAATGTTATTGTTTTCTATGTTAATATCTAATCTATTAGTGCCTCCTTCTCTATCTCTGGAAATTTCTATTACTTTATTTCTTTTGTTGCTGGTATTGATATTTATGACAGTTGGTTTAATTGAATCTTTAATAGCAAGAATTAGAATGTCGCACGTGCCTCAGTTCATTTTTGTTATAACTGCTTTTTCGATAACTGCTTTTGCAATAGTAATGTTCTTTTTACGCGGAGGATATTAA
- a CDS encoding proton-conducting transporter transmembrane domain-containing protein — protein sequence MIASILLIPIIFSLFALLIKNKVYNRIVLIGNAIIYLIIAIMRWLNVVWFVLPAWLLKYFSFDDVGLYFFSIMSIVFLATSVYSVFYFKESNLTAYQEAVFIAELLFFVVAMSGVILSTHIALLWVFIEGTTLTSALLIYFEKKKSSLEAAWKYVYICSIGIAIAFVGIIVLSIGSKGIDSLFFENLYKYAAEKNPFWLKIAFAFLFVGIGTKIGVAPIHAWLPDAHSEAPSPVSALLSGTLLNSALLGIIRINEIFIHAHQEDFINFFLLLTGFLSLMVSSVFILRVKNYKRMLAYSSIENMGIIFIALGLGKAGIYAAMLHILVHSLSKTTFFLTSGNIYYLYKSKKIESVNGLLYSEPKTAWLWIISTITILGVPPSPAFITKFLIIKALWLSNLGWLIIPFFLFIIFITYGMINVATKMSFGSSQLSTNNKIPGYAYIPQFILLLILIIMGIIIPQQLNEFIINAGKFIG from the coding sequence ATGATAGCCAGTATTTTACTAATACCAATAATTTTTAGCTTATTTGCTTTACTTATAAAAAACAAAGTTTACAATAGGATTGTCTTAATTGGCAATGCTATTATTTATCTTATAATTGCAATAATGCGATGGTTAAATGTAGTCTGGTTTGTGTTGCCAGCATGGTTGCTAAAATATTTTTCTTTTGACGACGTTGGATTATACTTTTTCTCGATTATGAGTATTGTCTTTCTTGCAACCTCGGTTTATAGTGTTTTTTACTTTAAAGAAAGTAATTTAACGGCTTATCAAGAAGCGGTCTTTATTGCAGAACTTTTATTTTTTGTTGTGGCAATGAGTGGAGTAATTTTATCAACTCATATTGCTTTGCTCTGGGTATTTATTGAAGGAACAACATTAACGAGTGCACTCTTGATTTACTTTGAAAAGAAAAAATCATCTTTAGAAGCAGCCTGGAAGTATGTTTATATTTGTTCCATAGGTATTGCAATTGCTTTTGTTGGAATAATTGTGCTGTCAATCGGAAGTAAAGGAATTGATTCCCTCTTTTTTGAAAATTTGTATAAGTATGCAGCAGAAAAAAATCCATTCTGGTTAAAAATAGCTTTTGCTTTTTTATTTGTGGGAATCGGAACAAAAATTGGTGTTGCTCCAATTCATGCATGGTTGCCAGATGCCCACTCAGAAGCACCTTCACCTGTATCGGCTTTATTATCTGGTACTTTACTTAACTCTGCTTTGCTCGGTATTATTAGAATAAATGAAATATTTATACATGCCCATCAAGAAGACTTTATCAACTTTTTTTTGTTATTGACTGGATTTTTGTCTTTAATGGTTAGTTCAGTCTTTATTTTACGAGTGAAGAATTATAAAAGAATGTTAGCTTATTCTTCTATTGAAAATATGGGAATTATCTTTATTGCTCTTGGTTTGGGTAAAGCAGGAATTTATGCAGCTATGTTACATATTCTTGTTCATTCACTTTCTAAAACTACTTTTTTCTTAACTTCAGGGAATATTTATTACTTGTATAAATCAAAGAAAATAGAAAGTGTTAATGGATTATTATATTCTGAGCCAAAAACAGCCTGGCTCTGGATAATTTCTACAATTACTATTCTTGGAGTACCACCTTCGCCAGCTTTTATTACGAAGTTTTTGATTATTAAAGCTTTGTGGTTAAGTAATTTGGGTTGGTTAATTATTCCATTTTTCTTGTTTATTATTTTCATTACTTACGGAATGATAAATGTTGCTACGAAAATGTCTTTTGGTAGTTCTCAATTATCCACTAACAATAAAATTCCAGGGTATGCCTATATTCCACAATTTATTTTATTGTTAATCTTAATAATAATGGGAATTATTATTCCCCAGCAATTAAATGAATTTATTATAAATGCAGGAAAGTTTATTGGTTAA
- a CDS encoding MFS transporter, which yields MHNSIKEKPAIFSFSKNFWIVILMEFFERGSYYGVMSVLSVYLILSSNEGGLGFSKESVGIIKSTITPLLYFLPILSGAIADRFGYRKTLMFAFIMMSAGYFFTSLFSSYPLVFASLILMAIGAGFFKPIISGTIARTTDKSNSTLAFGIYYWSINLGAFLFPLILVPILKQISWSYIFIMASVGTGWLLFLNIFVYKEPDKPENTKALKTVLFDMIKVLGDFRFVFMIVIYSGFWILYFQQFDTVLWYVKDYVDATPVNNIVNSFLSIFISNPDWKFDVEHVTVINAGTIILLQIFISNFVKNFKALPTMIAGISLGTIGMAILAISTHPYVFILGIIIFSIGEMTAHPKFISYVGLIAPEDKKALYLGYAFLYGVIGSGIGGVLGANLYVHFVDNLKNPTILWIIFSSIGLLTIIGLLLYNKFFAPKNLDV from the coding sequence ATGCATAATTCCATAAAAGAAAAACCTGCTATATTTTCTTTTTCCAAAAATTTCTGGATAGTTATTCTTATGGAATTCTTCGAAAGAGGTTCTTACTATGGTGTAATGTCTGTACTTTCAGTTTACTTAATATTAAGTAGTAACGAAGGTGGATTGGGTTTTTCTAAAGAAAGTGTTGGTATTATTAAAAGCACAATAACACCACTTCTTTATTTTTTGCCTATTCTTTCTGGAGCAATTGCAGATAGATTTGGTTATCGAAAAACGCTGATGTTTGCTTTTATAATGATGAGTGCTGGTTATTTTTTCACATCATTGTTTTCTTCATATCCATTAGTGTTTGCAAGTTTAATCTTAATGGCAATTGGAGCTGGATTTTTCAAACCAATAATTTCAGGCACAATAGCAAGAACTACTGATAAATCTAATTCTACTTTAGCATTTGGAATTTATTACTGGTCAATAAATCTTGGGGCTTTTTTATTTCCACTTATTCTTGTTCCAATCTTAAAACAAATTTCCTGGTCATATATTTTCATAATGGCTTCTGTTGGAACAGGCTGGCTTTTATTTTTAAATATTTTTGTTTATAAAGAACCAGATAAACCAGAAAACACAAAAGCATTAAAAACTGTTTTGTTTGATATGATTAAAGTTCTTGGCGATTTTAGATTTGTATTTATGATTGTCATCTATTCTGGTTTCTGGATTTTGTACTTTCAACAATTTGATACTGTGTTATGGTATGTAAAAGATTATGTTGATGCCACACCAGTAAATAATATTGTAAATTCTTTTCTATCAATTTTTATTTCTAATCCCGACTGGAAATTTGATGTTGAACATGTAACTGTAATAAATGCTGGAACAATTATTCTTTTGCAAATTTTCATTTCAAATTTTGTTAAAAACTTTAAAGCTTTACCAACAATGATTGCTGGTATAAGTCTCGGTACAATTGGAATGGCAATTCTTGCAATATCAACTCATCCATATGTATTTATACTTGGAATAATTATTTTTTCGATTGGAGAAATGACTGCACATCCAAAATTTATTAGTTATGTTGGTTTGATAGCACCCGAAGATAAAAAAGCACTTTATCTTGGGTATGCATTTTTATATGGCGTGATAGGAAGTGGAATAGGTGGTGTTCTGGGTGCAAATCTTTATGTTCATTTTGTTGATAACTTAAAAAATCCAACAATTCTCTGGATTATCTTTAGTTCAATTGGATTATTAACAATAATAGGTTTGTTACTTTATAATAAATTTTTTGCACCCAAGAATCTTGATGTATAA
- a CDS encoding efflux RND transporter periplasmic adaptor subunit: MNKKKLISLISIVIILFLFALPKLIINKSKNLNSPQSNPRSQPLVVKGIIIKEGYLQNKIFSNGTLMSNEEVELRTEIAGKITQILFEEGKYVKKGELLLKINDAELQATLKKNKSRETLARDKEYRYKQLLEKNLTSQQDYDVALGELNSVLADIEYTQAQIEKTEIRAPFDGIIGLRSVSVGSYISPQTRIATLQSINPMKVDFAVPQKYFGLIKPGKTVYIKISSTGKTYTGKVYAVEPKIDPNTRSVQVRAIVPNEKGELTPGAYVEIEIVLEEFNNAILVPSETIVPDIEGEKVFVYRNGKAVPQIVSTGIRTEKEVQILGGLNIGDTLIVSGIIQIKPNAPVRLSSVN; encoded by the coding sequence ATGAACAAGAAAAAGTTGATAAGCTTAATTTCTATTGTAATAATTTTGTTTTTATTTGCATTACCTAAATTAATAATTAATAAAAGCAAGAATTTAAATTCGCCTCAATCAAATCCAAGATCACAACCTCTTGTTGTTAAAGGAATAATTATTAAAGAAGGATACCTGCAAAATAAAATATTTTCAAATGGTACTTTAATGAGTAATGAAGAAGTTGAGCTAAGAACAGAAATAGCAGGAAAAATTACGCAGATTTTATTTGAAGAAGGAAAATATGTAAAAAAGGGAGAACTTTTATTAAAGATTAATGATGCAGAACTTCAGGCAACTTTGAAAAAAAATAAATCGAGAGAAACACTTGCACGAGATAAAGAATATCGATATAAACAATTACTTGAAAAGAATCTTACAAGTCAACAGGATTATGATGTTGCTCTCGGTGAACTAAATTCAGTTCTTGCAGATATTGAATACACACAGGCACAGATTGAAAAAACTGAAATTCGAGCTCCTTTTGATGGAATAATTGGATTAAGATCTGTAAGTGTAGGAAGTTATATCTCTCCTCAAACAAGAATAGCAACTCTTCAAAGTATCAATCCAATGAAAGTCGATTTTGCAGTTCCACAAAAATATTTTGGTTTAATTAAACCAGGAAAAACAGTATATATAAAAATTTCTTCTACTGGAAAGACATACACTGGAAAAGTTTATGCGGTTGAACCAAAAATTGATCCGAATACAAGATCTGTACAGGTTCGTGCAATAGTACCAAATGAAAAAGGAGAGTTAACTCCTGGTGCTTATGTTGAAATTGAGATTGTACTGGAAGAATTTAATAATGCAATTTTAGTTCCTTCAGAAACTATTGTACCAGATATTGAAGGAGAAAAAGTTTTTGTATATCGAAATGGTAAAGCAGTTCCACAAATTGTATCAACTGGAATTAGAACTGAAAAAGAGGTTCAGATACTTGGTGGACTTAATATAGGTGATACATTAATTGTTTCGGGTATCATTCAAATAAAACCAAATGCTCCGGTAAGACTAAGTTCTGTGAATTAA